Proteins from one Hydrogenivirga caldilitoris genomic window:
- the bioF gene encoding 8-amino-7-oxononanoate synthase, translating to MEWVKFELEKIRERSLYRERVLREGLKDFCSNDYLALRDHPEVIRASEKALKEYGLGSGASQLVSGYTTYHKTLEDKLARFKGTPACVLFGSGYLANVGTIPVLAEEGDLILSDELNHASLIDGCRFSKAEKRIFRHRDYEHLGEILKAERKRYRKALIVTDSVFSMDGDVADLKTLYELSYRYDCMLYIDDAHATGTIGDGRGSLKEFGLEWRENVVVMGTLSKALGSYGAFVCGSKALIELILNRARSLIFTTSLPPSLCAGAIKSVELIEKNPEIVSNLRILSKGIYDRLKELPVEVKFHNTPIIPIIVGSEAKALEMSSELRKRGIFLQAIRYPTVPKGKARLRLTVSLRYKEEDIAELVNTLKSLTCY from the coding sequence ATGGAGTGGGTAAAATTTGAGTTGGAGAAGATAAGGGAAAGAAGCCTTTACAGGGAAAGGGTTCTAAGAGAGGGGTTAAAAGATTTTTGCTCAAACGATTACCTTGCTCTTAGGGATCACCCAGAGGTGATAAGAGCTTCTGAAAAAGCTTTAAAAGAGTACGGGCTTGGCTCTGGTGCTTCACAGCTTGTATCGGGATATACCACATACCATAAGACCTTAGAGGACAAACTGGCAAGGTTCAAAGGAACTCCTGCCTGTGTACTCTTCGGCTCTGGATATCTCGCAAACGTTGGAACTATACCGGTTCTGGCAGAGGAGGGGGACTTAATACTGAGTGATGAGTTAAACCATGCATCACTCATAGACGGGTGCAGGTTCTCCAAGGCTGAGAAGAGAATCTTCAGACACAGGGATTATGAACACCTAGGGGAGATACTAAAAGCAGAAAGGAAAAGGTACAGAAAAGCTCTCATAGTCACGGACAGCGTATTCAGCATGGACGGGGACGTAGCAGATCTGAAAACCCTGTATGAACTCTCTTACAGGTACGACTGCATGCTATACATAGACGATGCTCACGCCACAGGGACTATAGGAGATGGAAGGGGAAGTTTAAAGGAGTTTGGACTTGAGTGGAGAGAGAACGTAGTTGTTATGGGAACACTATCAAAGGCTTTAGGAAGTTACGGGGCTTTCGTATGTGGTAGTAAGGCTCTCATAGAGCTTATCCTGAATAGAGCGAGGAGTCTCATATTTACCACATCGTTGCCACCTTCTCTATGCGCAGGAGCGATAAAGAGCGTTGAACTGATTGAGAAGAACCCAGAAATCGTTTCAAACTTGAGGATACTTTCCAAAGGTATCTACGATAGGCTTAAGGAGCTTCCCGTTGAGGTTAAATTCCATAACACGCCCATAATCCCTATAATAGTTGGGAGCGAGGCGAAAGCCCTGGAGATGTCTTCAGAGTTGAGAAAGAGGGGGATATTTTTACAGGCGATAAGGTATCCTACAGTTCCAAAGGGTAAAGCAAGGCTGAGGCTAACGGTAAGCCTTAGATACAAGGAAGAAGACATAGCAGAGCTTGTGAACACTCTTAAGTCCTTGACCTGCTATTAA